The sequence below is a genomic window from Thermorudis peleae.
GAGCGGCTGCTGCAACGGTTCGACCGCCAGCGCGGCGCCCACGTGATGCGCATCGACCACGTCAACCTGCACGTACCCGACGTCGCCGCCGGCGAGGCCTGGTACATCGACACGCTCGGCTTCCAGCGATCAGAATATACGATCACCGACGAGGAACCGCCGCGGGTGTGGGCCAGCTGGCTCCACCGCAAGCAGAACGTCCACGACGTGGCGCTGATGACCGGGCACGGGCCACGGCTGCACCACATCGGCTTCTGGGTGCAGGAGCCGGTCGACGTGCTGCGGACCGCCGACATCCTGGCAGCGGCCGGACAGGGCAGCGCGCTGGAACGCGGGCCGGGGCGGCACGGCATCTCCAACGCCTTCTTCCTCTACCTGCGCGATCCCGACGGCAACCGCATCGAGCTCTACACCAATGACTACCTGATCCCCGACCCCGACTTCCCGCCGATCTGCTGGCGGCTGAACGACCCGCAGCGGCAGACCTTCTGGGGACATCCAGCCCCGCCGAGCTGGTTCGACGACGCTGCCCACGTCGAAGACTTCAGTGGCAGCACATTCGTGCCACTCACCCCGCCGACCCTGGCCGACCGCCCCGCCCTCGCCCACTGACGCCGGGAGCGTGATCGTACGCCGCACGGAGCAGGCGCAGGGTTTGAGCCGCCCGGCGCTTGCCCGCTGACACTGCTGAACGTCGCTGCGCGGATCAGCCGGGAGAGCGCCCCTGGTCACGACGCCCCACGCTTGCCCCTTGACGCCGCTAAGCATCGCCGCCCCGGACGTCGCCGCCCTCAGCGCCTGACCAGCTCCTGACCAGTTCCTGACCAGCCTGCCCCGCCCGAGCGCGGCTGTTCCGGCCTGTTCGTTCAGCTCCGCCCAGGCATACGGCACTCCGTCGCCGTGGCATACCTGTTCGGCCGCCATCACAACAGCGGCGGGCAGCCGCCCGGGCGCACGCGCCCCAGCTCCACTCACCCTGGCCGCTCGCTCACGGACACCCCCGCACGAGCACCACCGGCCAACGCCGGGGGCATCCCGCACGCCATCGCCCACGGGACGCCTCCAGGTCGCCGCGGCCGGAGCACACACCACACCGCCGTCACACGCCAGCAGACTGCAGTCGGCTGCAGCGGGCTGCCCCGCCGGTTCGCAGCGACCGCCCCAGCCCCGGGCGCACGCGCCCACGCCCGGCTGTCGCGCCCAGCACGCGCCCCCACGCCCCACGCCCGCCCCCACTCCTCGGCTCCGCCGCACCACCCCCTCTCGTTCCATTCAGCATGTTATGTCAAAACATTAGCTTGCATTCCCCTCGAACACCTGCTACACTCCGAACAGGAACGGGAAGCCGGTGGGGACACCCGGGGAACAACCTCTCCCTTCCCACGACCACCCCGCAGCCCGCTTCCCGTCCCCTCCGGCACCATCCCACCCCGCGCCCCGGCCGGAGTCGCCGTGCAGCAGAAGGGGCCGAGCGCGCCCCAGCTCGGCCCCCACCACGAAAGGATCCCGGGAATGCCCCCCGGTTCCCCTTCAGTATACGCCACCACCGCTCCCCTGGCAGCCCCCCTCCTCGCCGCCCTGACCTGCCCCAACCCCCGCTGCCCCTGCCACCGCACCGCCCAGCGCGGCTCCGGCCGCACCCACTGCCCCGCCCACGACGACCAGCACCCCAGCCTCAGCCTCTCCCTCCAGGGCGACCACCTGCTCGTGCACTGCCACGCCGGCTGCCCCCAGACCGCCGTCCTCGCCGCCCTGCGCGCCCGCGGCCTCTGGCCCGCCACCCCCGTCACCCCCACCAGGCCAGGCAGCCGTGCTGCCAGCGGTGTGGCCAGTGCCCCGGCTGCGCCGGCGGAGGGCAGCCGTGCTGCCCGCACGAGCAGCGCGGCTACCCACACAGGGAGCAGCGCTCCGGCTGCGCCGGCCGAGCAGGAGGCTGGCGTGGTCACCCGCTACCTGGTGCGTGATGCCACCGGCCAGCTCGTCGCCGTCCACTGCCGCCGCGACACTCCCACCGGCAAGCGCCTCTGGTGGGAAACCCCCGACGGCGCCCCCGGCCTCGCCGGCCGCCCCACCACCGCCCTCCCCCTCTACGGCATCGACCAGCTCGGCCCCAGCCCCATCGCCATCGTCTGCGAGGGCGAAAAGGCCACCGACGCCCTCCGCCAGCACGGCCTGCCCGCCGTCGGCACCGTCACCGGCGCCAGCGCCACCCCCAGCGACGCCGCCCTCGTCCCCCTCCGCGACCGCACCGTCTACCTCTGGCCCGACCACGACCCCGTCGGCCACGACCACATGGCCCGCATCGCCGCCCGGCTCCACGCCCTCGGCTGCTCCGCCATCCGGCAGATCCGCTGGCCCGACGCCCCGCCCGGCGGGGATGCCGCCGACTACCTGGCCGCAGGACACACCCGTGCCGACGTGGAACAGCTGCTCGCCACCGCCGCGCCCTGGCCGCTGCCGGATCCCACAGTTGAGCCGAACGAGCAGTCTGTTCCGCCAATCCCACCGACCATCACCGCCGACGAGCTCCTCGCCCGCGACTTCCCCGAACCACGCTGGATCGTGCCCGGCCTGCTGCCCGAAGGCCTCACCATCCTGGCCGGACGCCCCAAGCTCGGCAAAAGCTGGCTCGCGCTCGACCTTGCGCTGGCCGTCGCCACCGGCGGCCGCGCCCTCGGCACCGTGCCCGTCGAGGCCGGCACCGTCCTCTACCTCGCGCTCGAAGACACGCCACGCCGGCTCAAAGACCGCATGAGCTGGCTCCTGCCCGAATGGCAACCCGGCATGCTCCAGCGCCTCGCCCTCGAAACCCACTGGCCGCGGCTCGACGACGGCGGACTGGAACTG
It includes:
- the hpaD gene encoding 3,4-dihydroxyphenylacetate 2,3-dioxygenase gives rise to the protein MTPNRLPFTILKTGHVELRVTDLARARAWYVDLLGFVETAQEDGRLYLRGYEEWEHHSLILRQAATPGLGHIAFRVASEDDLDQLAQLVAARGLPHRWIEPGAERGQGRALRIQDPLGFPVEFYHTVEPVERLLQRFDRQRGAHVMRIDHVNLHVPDVAAGEAWYIDTLGFQRSEYTITDEEPPRVWASWLHRKQNVHDVALMTGHGPRLHHIGFWVQEPVDVLRTADILAAAGQGSALERGPGRHGISNAFFLYLRDPDGNRIELYTNDYLIPDPDFPPICWRLNDPQRQTFWGHPAPPSWFDDAAHVEDFSGSTFVPLTPPTLADRPALAH